One Podospora pseudopauciseta strain CBS 411.78 chromosome 5 map unlocalized CBS411.78m_5, whole genome shotgun sequence DNA window includes the following coding sequences:
- a CDS encoding uncharacterized protein (EggNog:ENOG503Q065): MSDSTNPPQSAPRRSPTDSSYYDCDGVVANKNYPSSKSWHYARDVRAQVAAEQPQHPRGWRYPSYFGDKAGLPLAASKPLTHTPIEPGSLTPYVPGTKPGAHRAVYNDTNRAVVDVIYHDPNKLPKNGSKFEEFSKATYVAKAVP; encoded by the exons ATGTCGGACTCGACGAATCCACCACAAAGCGCACCGAGACGCAGTCCAACGGACTCATCCTAT TACGACTGCGATGGCGTAGTGGCTAACAAGAACTATCCAAGTTCCAAGTCATGGCATTATGCTAGGGATGTCAGGGCGCAGGTCGCCGCTGAGCAGCCACAACATCCACGGGGATGGAGATACCCATCATATTTCGGCGACAAAGCTGGCCTTCCTTTGGCAGCTTCGAAGCCCCTGACACATACTCCAATCGAACCTGGGAGTTTGACTCCATATGTACCAGGGACTAAGCCTGGAGCACACCGGGCAGTCTACAACGACACGAATAGAGCCGTAGTGGATGTGATTTACCACGATCCCAACAAACTTCCAAAGAATGGCTCGAAGTTTGAGGAATTCTCCAAGGCGACTTATGTGGCGAAGGCGGTACCGTGA